The Nitrospirota bacterium genome has a segment encoding these proteins:
- a CDS encoding anthranilate synthase component I family protein, translating to MIQIFPQKKIFLESAQRGSIHPLYAEIGHKDITPLDALSILRSAGNPVLLESARMDEKIGRYSFVTAEPYLIFRSRGESVELSLPDTPKGKYGRRASLIRRPLSKLRELIANYRTERIPGLPPFTGGAVGFFSYDFVRQFEQVPRAAVDDLGIPEACFLFVDAVIAFDHVLRKSWVIVNPGARGQEMGFRRPEPGEWGRLYDEAADRLLVLESRLGKRPHAGDAGSRTGNDRILELTPNMTKAEFESMVRRCKEYIAAGDIYQANLSQRLSAPAGDIDPLRLYAALRSVNPSPFAAYCDFGDLQLVSSSPERLIRLHNGTADTRPIAGTRRRGSNSVENRDLTEELLSNEKERAEHIMLLDLERNDLGRVCTYGTVRVDELMIVEDYSHVIHIVSNVRGELAPDRDAFDLVRAVFPGGTITGVPKVRCMEIIDELEPVARGPYTGSIGYIANTGDMDLNIIIRTFVIRNGMVHVQVGAGIVADSDPEREYFETLQKAEALRKALAML from the coding sequence AAATCTTCCTTGAATCGGCGCAACGGGGATCAATCCATCCTTTATACGCCGAGATCGGGCATAAGGATATTACGCCTCTCGATGCCCTTTCGATCTTGAGGTCCGCAGGCAACCCCGTTCTCCTGGAGAGCGCCCGCATGGACGAAAAGATCGGACGCTATTCTTTCGTAACGGCAGAGCCCTACCTGATCTTCCGGTCCCGCGGCGAGAGCGTGGAGCTGAGCCTCCCCGATACACCGAAGGGCAAGTACGGAAGGCGCGCCTCGCTGATCCGAAGACCGCTCTCCAAGCTCCGAGAACTGATCGCCAACTACCGGACGGAGCGGATCCCCGGGCTGCCGCCTTTCACCGGAGGAGCCGTGGGGTTCTTCTCCTATGATTTTGTCCGCCAGTTCGAGCAGGTGCCGCGGGCTGCCGTGGACGACCTGGGCATCCCCGAGGCATGCTTTCTCTTCGTCGATGCGGTGATCGCCTTTGACCATGTCCTGCGGAAGTCCTGGGTGATCGTGAACCCCGGAGCCCGCGGGCAGGAGATGGGGTTCCGACGGCCCGAACCGGGAGAGTGGGGGCGCCTCTACGATGAGGCGGCTGATCGGCTCCTTGTCCTGGAATCCCGGCTTGGGAAAAGGCCACACGCTGGCGATGCCGGATCACGAACCGGGAACGACCGGATCCTTGAGCTCACGCCGAACATGACGAAGGCCGAATTCGAATCCATGGTCAGGCGTTGCAAGGAGTACATCGCTGCAGGCGACATTTATCAGGCCAATTTGTCGCAGCGCCTTTCCGCTCCCGCCGGCGACATCGATCCACTCCGCTTGTACGCGGCGCTGCGCAGCGTCAATCCGTCCCCCTTTGCGGCCTATTGCGATTTCGGCGATCTCCAGCTTGTCAGTTCATCGCCGGAACGGCTCATTCGCCTGCACAATGGGACCGCGGATACACGTCCCATCGCGGGGACCCGGAGGCGCGGGTCGAACAGCGTCGAGAACCGGGATCTGACCGAGGAGCTGCTGTCGAACGAGAAGGAGCGGGCCGAGCACATCATGCTCCTCGACCTGGAGCGGAACGACCTTGGCAGGGTATGCACCTATGGAACGGTTCGGGTGGACGAACTCATGATCGTCGAAGATTATTCCCACGTGATCCATATCGTCTCGAACGTCCGGGGAGAGCTTGCCCCGGATCGGGACGCTTTTGATCTGGTCAGGGCAGTGTTCCCGGGCGGGACGATCACCGGTGTGCCCAAGGTGCGGTGCATGGAGATCATCGACGAGCTCGAGCCGGTCGCGCGCGGGCCCTACACCGGATCGATCGGGTACATCGCGAATACCGGAGACATGGACCTGAACATCATCATCAGGACCTTTGTGATCAGGAACGGCATGGTCCATGTGCAGGTCGGCGCCGGGATCGTCGCCGATTCCGACCCCGAACGGGAATATTTCGAGACGCTCCAGAAGGCCGAGGCGCTCCGGAAAGCGCTTGCAATGCTCTGA